In the genome of Nocardioides seonyuensis, one region contains:
- a CDS encoding DoxX family membrane protein — translation MTITRLLARPMLSSLFVVGAVNALKNAQASAARAKPVTDKVVPMAQRAMPGAPIPTDAVTLVRLNAAAQLAGAAALATGRAPRLSAAVLAASLVPTTAAGHRFWEESDPATRSQQKLHFFKNVSVLGGLLLAAVDTDGKPGMAWRARRAAGDVRREARQLAKDARREAKLARAQLT, via the coding sequence ATGACCATCACGCGCCTGCTCGCTCGTCCGATGCTCTCCTCCCTCTTCGTGGTCGGCGCAGTCAATGCGCTCAAGAACGCCCAGGCGTCCGCCGCCCGCGCCAAGCCGGTCACCGACAAGGTGGTCCCCATGGCCCAGCGCGCCATGCCGGGCGCTCCGATCCCCACCGACGCGGTCACCCTGGTCCGGCTCAACGCCGCGGCCCAGCTGGCCGGTGCCGCGGCGCTCGCGACGGGTCGCGCCCCGCGCCTGAGCGCTGCCGTGCTGGCGGCGTCCCTCGTCCCGACCACGGCTGCGGGCCACCGGTTCTGGGAGGAGAGCGACCCCGCCACCCGTAGCCAGCAGAAGCTCCACTTCTTCAAGAACGTCTCCGTCCTGGGCGGCCTGCTCCTCGCCGCGGTCGACACCGACGGCAAGCCGGGGATGGCCTGGCGTGCCCGCCGCGCTGCAGGTGACGTCCGTCGTGAGGCCCGCCAGCTCGCCAAGGACGCCCGCCGCGAGGCCAAGCTGGCTCGCGCGCAGCTGACCTGA
- the aroA gene encoding 3-phosphoshikimate 1-carboxyvinyltransferase, with protein MEHYAAPRPTSPVDRAVSLPGSKSLTNRALLLAALSDGPSVVRRPLRSRDTDLMAGALTALGTHVDVVEGDWRVTPSPWTSDAKVDCGLAGTVMRFVPPVAGLSEGTVAFDGDPHMRNRPVGPMLAALAALGIRFDDGGRGALPFTVRGSGSVPGGTVTIDASASSQFVSALLLAGARFEHGVDVRHVGKPVPSLPHIDMTVAMLREHGVDVDDSDANRWAVAPGVLRAVDHVIEPDLSNAAPFLALAAATGGRVTVSDWPRHTTQPGDALREVLALMGADVVLDDRGLTVTGTAELHGIDLDLHDIGELTPAIAALCALADSPSHLRGVAHIRGHETDRLAALARELGGLGSVVEEHDDGLTIRPGDLHGGVFHTYADHRMAHAGVILGAVVEGVLVEDIATTSKTFPGFAATWTGLVEGLVGGPAGTQQP; from the coding sequence ATGGAGCACTACGCAGCACCCCGCCCCACCTCGCCCGTCGACCGGGCGGTCAGCCTTCCTGGCAGCAAGTCCCTCACCAACCGGGCTCTCCTCCTCGCCGCACTCTCCGACGGGCCCAGCGTCGTTCGGCGCCCGCTCCGATCGCGCGACACCGACCTGATGGCGGGTGCGCTCACCGCCTTGGGCACGCACGTCGACGTGGTCGAGGGTGACTGGCGCGTCACGCCGAGTCCCTGGACCTCCGACGCCAAGGTCGACTGCGGGCTCGCGGGCACCGTGATGCGCTTCGTTCCCCCGGTCGCCGGGCTGTCCGAGGGCACGGTGGCCTTCGACGGCGACCCCCACATGCGCAACCGACCAGTCGGCCCGATGCTCGCCGCGCTGGCCGCCCTCGGCATCCGTTTCGACGACGGCGGCCGCGGAGCGCTCCCCTTCACCGTGCGCGGATCCGGCTCGGTCCCCGGCGGCACCGTCACGATCGACGCAAGCGCGTCCTCCCAGTTTGTCTCGGCGCTGCTCCTCGCCGGCGCCCGTTTCGAGCACGGCGTCGACGTGAGGCACGTCGGCAAGCCGGTGCCGTCGCTCCCCCACATCGACATGACCGTGGCGATGCTCCGCGAGCACGGCGTCGACGTCGACGACAGCGACGCCAACCGGTGGGCGGTGGCTCCCGGGGTGCTGCGCGCGGTCGACCACGTCATCGAGCCCGACCTGTCCAACGCGGCGCCCTTCCTCGCCCTCGCCGCCGCCACCGGCGGCCGTGTCACGGTGAGCGACTGGCCTCGGCACACCACCCAACCCGGCGATGCACTGCGCGAGGTCCTCGCCCTCATGGGGGCCGACGTCGTGCTCGACGACCGAGGACTGACCGTCACGGGCACGGCCGAGCTGCACGGCATCGACCTCGACCTGCACGACATCGGCGAGCTGACGCCGGCGATCGCCGCGCTGTGCGCCTTGGCCGACTCGCCCTCCCACCTGCGCGGCGTCGCCCACATCCGGGGTCACGAGACCGACCGGCTCGCGGCTCTCGCGCGAGAGCTGGGGGGGCTCGGTTCGGTCGTGGAGGAACACGACGACGGCCTGACGATTCGCCCGGGCGACCTGCACGGAGGCGTCTTCCACACCTACGCCGACCACCGGATGGCCCATGCCGGGGTGATCCTGGGCGCGGTGGTCGAAGGGGTCCTCGTCGAGGACATCGCCACCACCTCGAAGACGTTCCCTGGCTTTGCAGCGACTTGGACCGGGCTGGTCGAAGGGCTCGTGGGCGGACCGGCCGGGACGCAACAGCCGTGA